The Ideonella dechloratans genome includes a window with the following:
- a CDS encoding methyl-accepting chemotaxis protein: MKFRTKIWMLPLAAAGVFIVGLSSAIVVGHSTQTTLAHLQNVDNPYLESMLRVGRDAEQLRMTLQSAASEGDPGKLDELKPLQADVAKAFDTAAGLEGKADSAQALRQAFNGWHDAALAATKAMLDKQDFSALLPAMQAKQADFEKQLAAQEAAARDAQAQGFTAAAQGVNRNQWLSGLTGLVVLLVLGITSHRVIVSVWRDIGSEPMELAGAVRRVAEGDLNVHIPVHPKDTRSLSASFAAMTRKLSETVHTIREATDSITTASSEIASGNLDLSARTEQTASNLQSTAGSIEQLTGSVQQSAEVANTANDLAQQAVSAASRGNEIVGSVVSNMQEISEASRKISDIIGVIDGIAFQTNILALNAAVEAARAGEQGRGFAVVAGEVRTLAQRSANAAREIKTLIHASSEKVESGSRLVQSAGSAMQEISADVEKVTRMIGDITHATQEQSSGIGLINQSVASLDGATQQNAALVEQASAAAESLKVQAQRLSGAVAIFRLANHA, translated from the coding sequence ATGAAGTTCCGCACCAAGATCTGGATGCTGCCGCTGGCCGCCGCCGGCGTGTTCATCGTCGGCCTGAGCAGCGCCATCGTGGTGGGCCACAGCACCCAGACCACCCTGGCGCACCTGCAGAATGTCGACAACCCTTACCTGGAATCCATGCTGCGCGTGGGCCGGGACGCCGAGCAGCTGCGCATGACGCTGCAGTCGGCCGCTTCCGAGGGCGACCCCGGCAAGCTCGACGAACTCAAGCCGCTGCAGGCCGATGTTGCCAAGGCCTTCGACACGGCGGCCGGCCTGGAGGGCAAGGCCGACAGCGCCCAGGCGCTGCGCCAGGCCTTCAACGGCTGGCACGACGCCGCGCTGGCCGCCACCAAGGCCATGCTGGACAAACAGGACTTCTCCGCCCTGCTGCCGGCCATGCAGGCCAAGCAGGCCGATTTCGAGAAGCAGCTGGCCGCGCAGGAGGCGGCGGCCCGCGACGCGCAGGCCCAGGGCTTCACCGCGGCCGCGCAGGGCGTCAACCGCAACCAATGGCTGTCCGGCCTGACCGGCCTGGTGGTGCTGCTGGTGCTGGGCATCACCTCGCACCGGGTGATCGTCTCGGTCTGGCGCGACATCGGCAGCGAGCCGATGGAGCTGGCCGGGGCCGTGCGCCGGGTGGCCGAGGGCGACCTGAACGTGCACATCCCGGTGCACCCCAAGGACACCCGCTCGCTGAGCGCCAGCTTCGCGGCCATGACCCGCAAGCTCTCCGAGACGGTGCACACCATCCGGGAAGCGACCGACTCCATCACCACCGCCTCGTCGGAGATCGCCAGCGGCAACCTGGACCTCTCGGCCCGCACCGAGCAGACCGCGTCCAACCTGCAGTCCACCGCCGGCTCGATCGAGCAGCTGACCGGTTCGGTCCAGCAGAGCGCGGAAGTGGCCAACACCGCCAACGACCTGGCCCAGCAGGCGGTCAGTGCCGCCAGCCGCGGCAACGAGATCGTGGGCAGCGTGGTCAGCAACATGCAGGAAATCAGCGAAGCCAGCCGCAAGATCTCGGACATCATCGGCGTGATCGACGGCATCGCCTTCCAGACCAACATCCTGGCCCTGAACGCGGCGGTGGAAGCCGCCCGCGCCGGGGAACAGGGCCGCGGCTTCGCCGTGGTGGCCGGCGAGGTGCGCACCCTGGCCCAGCGCAGCGCCAACGCCGCCCGCGAGATCAAGACCCTGATCCACGCGTCCAGCGAAAAGGTGGAAAGCGGCTCGCGCCTGGTGCAGTCGGCCGGCAGCGCCATGCAGGAGATCAGCGCCGACGTGGAGAAGGTCACCCGCATGATCGGCGACATCACCCACGCCACGCAGGAGCAGAGCAGCGGCATCGGCCTGATCAACCAGTCGGTGGCCTCGCTCGACGGCGCCACGCAGCAGAACGCAGCCCTGGTGGAGCAGGCCTCCGCCGCGGCCGAAAGCCTGAAGGTCCAGGCCCAGCGCCTGAGCGGCGCCGTGGCCATCTTCCGGCTGGCCAACCACGCCTGA